The region CCTGCAGAGCTCGGTGACCAACGAGCTCAGCCGCCGGGACATCGCCGGCCGTGTGATAACCCTGGCCACGATGGTGGTGGTGGACCTCGAAGACCCGGCCTTCCAAAATCCCACCAAGCCGGTGGGGCCGTTCTTCTCCGAAGAGGACGCGCTCGGTTACGCCCGCGAGAGAGACTGGTGCGTGGCCGAAGATTCGGGTCGCGGCTGGCGGCGGCGGGTGCCGAGCCCGCACCCGGTGGACATCGTCGAGATCGGCGCCATCCGCGACCTTCTGGAGAGGGGCTACGTGGTGGTCGGGGTCGGCGGCGGCGGGATACCGGTCGTCCGCCGGGCCGACGGCACCTACCACGGGATCGAGGCGGTCATTGACAAGGACCTGGCCAGCGCCCTGGCGGCCCGCCTCCTGGATGCCGAAATAATGGCCCTCTCCACCGACGTCAGTCACGCGGTCCTCCACTATGGGCGGACGGAGCAGCGCGACATCGGTCAGGTCACCGCGGCGGAGATGGCCCGGTACGCTAGCGAGGGCCACTTCCCCCCCGGCAGCATGGGGCCCAAGGTGGAGGCGGCCCTCGAGTTCTTGAAAAACGACGGGAAGAGGGCCATCATCACCGACCCGGCGCATCTGGCCGCGGCGGTGGACGACCCCCGGATCGGCACGAGCATAACCCCCTAATCCCCCGCGCCGGCGGGACGAATCTCGCCGCCCTCCAGCTCGTACACCTCCCCCTCGATTCCCAGATGCTCCACGTCCTGGGGCAGGGCCGTCACGATTAGCTGCCCCACGCGCCGCCTCAGGACGGGCAGCAGGCGGCGGTTCGTCAGCTCGTCCAGCTCCGAGGCCGCGTCGTCCAACAGGAAGACCGGCCGGGTGGCGGTATGACGGGTGAGGAATTCCGCTTCGGCCAGGCGCAGGGCCAGCGTGGAGAGCCGCAACTGCCCCCGGCTGGCGAACCGTCGGAGGTCCACGCCGTCCAGGCTCAGCCGGAGGTCGTCCCGGTGGGGACCCGCCGTGGTGTGGCCGCGCCGCCTGTCCCTCTCCCGGTGCCGTTCGAAAATGGCCATGAATAGCTCGACGAGCCGCTCTGCGTCCAGGCGGGCCTCGGCCAGGCTGGATTCGTAGCCCAGACGCAGGTCGTGCTCCCGCTCGGTGAGCTCGGCGAAGACGGGTCGGAGGAAGCCGGTCAGCTCGTCGGCGGCGCTCTGCCGGAGGGCCGTAATCCGGGCGGCCGAGGCGGCCAGGGGCGTCTCCCAGGCCCGGACCTCGGCGGGGTCGTACTGTTCGGCCCGCAGCGAGGCGTTCCGCTGGCGAAGGGCTTTTACGAACTCGCCCGAGGCGGCGGTGTACGATGGGGAGACCTGGCCCAGGAGGAGGTCCAGGAAGCGTCGCCGGCGGCCTGCGCTGCCCCGGACGGTGTCCAGGTCCTCCACGGTGAAGCAGCAGACGACCAGCCGGCCCAGAAGCTCCGACAGCCGTTTACACCGCTCGCCGTCCACGGCCGCGGACTTCCCCTCGGGTTCGAGGAGGAGGGCCAGCTCGTTGTTCTCCCCCTCCCGCTCCAGCCGGGCGCGGATGGAGAAATGCCCGGCCCCGTGACGGACCAGGTCCCGGTCGTCGGCGAAGCGGAAGCTCCGCGCCGTGCCCAAATAATAAACGGCCTCCAGGAGGCTGGTCTTTCCGCTGGCGTTGGGACCGACCAGGGCCAGCTCGCGGGCCTCGGTCGCAAAGCGGAGACG is a window of bacterium DNA encoding:
- a CDS encoding carbamate kinase, which produces MRIVVAVGGNSLIRAGQRGTMAEQWKNVLSTAVAISDLVRAGHRILVTHGNGPQVGNLLLMAENTKDVLPELRLDYWGANTQGGIGYLLQSSVTNELSRRDIAGRVITLATMVVVDLEDPAFQNPTKPVGPFFSEEDALGYARERDWCVAEDSGRGWRRRVPSPHPVDIVEIGAIRDLLERGYVVVGVGGGGIPVVRRADGTYHGIEAVIDKDLASALAARLLDAEIMALSTDVSHAVLHYGRTEQRDIGQVTAAEMARYASEGHFPPGSMGPKVEAALEFLKNDGKRAIITDPAHLAAAVDDPRIGTSITP
- the recF gene encoding DNA replication and repair protein RecF (All proteins in this family for which functions are known are DNA-binding proteins that assist the filamentation of RecA onto DNA for the initiation of recombination or recombinational repair.), which encodes MRLVGLELDHFRLYERLRFATEARELALVGPNASGKTSLLEAVYYLGTARSFRFADDRDLVRHGAGHFSIRARLEREGENNELALLLEPEGKSAAVDGERCKRLSELLGRLVVCCFTVEDLDTVRGSAGRRRRFLDLLLGQVSPSYTAASGEFVKALRQRNASLRAEQYDPAEVRAWETPLAASAARITALRQSAADELTGFLRPVFAELTEREHDLRLGYESSLAEARLDAERLVELFMAIFERHRERDRRRGHTTAGPHRDDLRLSLDGVDLRRFASRGQLRLSTLALRLAEAEFLTRHTATRPVFLLDDAASELDELTNRRLLPVLRRRVGQLIVTALPQDVEHLGIEGEVYELEGGEIRPAGAGD